Proteins from a single region of Theobroma cacao cultivar B97-61/B2 chromosome 10, Criollo_cocoa_genome_V2, whole genome shotgun sequence:
- the LOC18586179 gene encoding uncharacterized protein LOC18586179, translating to MEIQHPSHNHPLVFKEERSHESDEKAYCHGCGEEVSGPTYSCVACGFHLDKNCAEAPLEMNHPFHRNHSLNLGISAIGKYLCNCHFCYKMCDNIVYSCGSCKLKLHIRCALFLHSIAEKKFGELPHIAHKDPLISTENHSIKLKYAHCFVCWTPLLDSPCFSLDCGFCLHKKCVELPFEINHLYHRQHSLFLQFNTDCLPCKICQGTQVKGFVYCCSMCKVALHVDCVSPSPFIEDSNHEHSFTRCLRRFSFICGACGTSGNYAPYICSTCGVTVHKDCISLSRIIKNTWHHHPIFHNYFVVKNECGILECGICHEEVNKEYGNYYCSACKFIVHVNCALKDSEFYYEIESKDDYQKLNENSTLVDPSFLVIKEIKLGENVITTEIQHFSHEHNLVLYDEVKGDKCCDCCSLLIETSFYNCSECDFSLHKSCAVLPKKKEYWICPLAFNLIPNHFFKCNLCGSLHTGFAYNLNRIWLCVQCAELSSSYTSQAHKEHLLLFYNMYNGQCNACGSSIDNGEAYRCKSCNFNLHVLCTLLPQTARHKCDEHCLTLTYHEVNDYSEYHSCDICEERRNPNIWFYHCALCDKSAHPKCVLGDYPFIKLGRRISAKTDDPHLLILVQKVYLYPECSKCGQLCFDLALECADTRCSFVIHWRCSRLKDFIEDDNIVEPIAIKGY from the coding sequence ATGGAAATTCAACATCCTAGCCATAATCATCCTCTGGTTTTCAAGGAAGAACGGAGCCATGAAAGTGATGAGAAGGCTTATTGCCATGGGTGTGGGGAGGAGGTGTCGGGTCCAACGTATAGCTGCGTGGCATGCGGGTTTCACCTTGACAAGAACTGCGCTGAGGCACCTTTGGAGATGAATCACCCCTTTCACCGCAACCACAGCCTTAACCTTGGAATCTCAGCAATTGGTAAATATTTGTGTAATTGCCATTTCTGCTACAAAATGTGCGACAACATTGTTTATTCGTGTGGTTCTTGTAAATTAAAGCTTCACATCAGGTGTGCTCTGTTTCTACATAGCATTGCTGAAAAAAAGTTTGGAGAGCTTCCACACATTGCCCATAAAGACCCTTTGATCTCTACTGAAAATCATTCTATCAAACTCAAATACGCCCACTGCTTTGTATGTTGGACACCATTATTAGATTCTCCATGCTTTTCTCTTGATTGTGGATTTTGCCTACATAAGAAATGTGTTGAGCTACCCTTTGAAATCAATCACCTTTACCACCGTCaacattctctttttttacaatttaataCCGATTGTCTTCCTTGCAAGATATGCCAAGGAACCCAAGTCAAGGGATTTGTTTACTGTTGTTCAATGTGCAAGGTTGCCCTTCACGTTGATTGTGTGTCACCATCACCTTTTATTGAAGATAGTAATCATGAACACTCGTTCACTAGGTGTTTAAGGCgattttcattcatttgtgGTGCATGTGGCACGTCTGGAAATTATGCTCCTTATATTTGCTCAACATGTGGCGTTACAGTCCACAAGGATTGCATTTCATTATCGCGCATCATAAAAAACACGTGGCATCACCATCCTATTTTTCACAACTATTTTGTAGTAAAAAATGAGTGTGGAATATTAGAATGTGGAATTTGTCATGAGGAGGTGAACAAAGAGTATGGGAATTACTATTGTTCTGCGTGTAAGTTTATTGTCCATGTGAATTGTGCTCTAAAGGATTCTGagttttattatgaaattgagtcaAAAGATGATTATCAGAAGCTTAATGAAAATTCAACGCTGGTGGATCCATCCTTTCTTGTCATTAAAGAGATCAAACTTGGAGAAAATGTGATAACTACAGAGATACAACATTTTAGCCATGAACACAATTTAGTGTTATATGATGAAGTAAAGGGTGATAAATGTTGTGACTGTTGCAGTCTACTCATTGAGACATCTTTTTATAATTGTTCAGAATGTGATTTCTCTCTCCACAAATCATGTGCTGTGTTACccaagaagaaggaatatTGGATTTGTCCTTTGGCCTTTAACCTTATTCCAAATCACTTTTTCAAATGTAACCTTTGTGGTTCCCTGCATACTGGTTTTGCCTACAACTTGAATAGAATTTGGTTGTGCGTTCAGTGTGCTGAACTTTCTTCGAGCTACACAAGTCAAGCACACAAGGAGCACCTCCTTCTCTTTTACAACATGTATAATGGGCAGTGCAATGCTTGTGGTAGCAGTATTGATAATGGGGAAGCATACAGATGTAAGAGTTGCAATTTTAATTTGCATGTTCTATGTACTCTGCTACCACAAACAGCTCGGCACAAATGTGATGAACATTGTCTCACACTCACATACCATGAAGTTAATGATTATTCAGAATATCATTCTTGTGACATttgtgaagaaagaagaaaccCCAACATTTGGTTTTATCATTGTGCACTTTGTGACAAGTCAGCTCATCCCAAATGTGTTCTTGGAGATTACCCGTTTATCAAGCTCGGGAGGAGGATCTCTGCAAAGACTGATGATCCACACTTACTCATTCTCGTGCAAAAGGTTTATCTTTACCCTGAATGTTCTAAATGTGGTCAGCTCTGCTTCGATCTGGCTCTTGAGTGTGCAGACACAAGATGCAGCTTTGTTATCCATTGGAGATGTAGCCGCCTCAAAGACTTCATTGAAGATGATAATATTGTTGAGCCGATAGCCATCAAAGGTTACTGA
- the LOC18586181 gene encoding uncharacterized protein LOC18586181 has product MEIQHFSHNNPLVYNEEPTHESNKKAHCYGCGEVVSGTSFSCADCGFYLDKKCAEAPSEMKHPFHHNHSLKLLASSPYGEGMSICDFCSKSCEKFVYRCSCNLDLHIKCALFSYNIAEKNIGELQHIALKDPLLSTENHSEELKEASLAVHEKCISLPRIIKSVWHCHLIFHNYFVVENECGIPECGICHEEVNKEYGSYYCSECKFIVHVKCVQEYPASYFEIESKDAYEKLIELQMLTIGTTDPSFLVIKEIKLGENVINAEIKHFSLEQYLVLYDEAKDEKCCDCCSLLIETSFYHCSEFDFSLHKSCAELPRKKQLGLSPLMSLNLIPNYFFKCVFCGLLHTGFAYKFEGFCCCTQCAELSWTCTSQGHKEHPRHLYPKCNGHCNACGHNIDDVPAYRCKGCNFNLHFECTLLPQTAEHQCDEHHLTLTYHEDNDYSEHHYCEERRNSNIWFYHCAICDKSAHFKCVHGDYPFIKLGRTISAETDHPHSLVLVQKVHLYPECSKCGQPCSDLALQCAELAQ; this is encoded by the exons atgGAAATTCAACATTTCAGCCATAATAATCCTTTGGTTTACAATGAAGAGCCAACCCATGAAAGTAATAAGAAGGCTCATTGCTACGGGTGTGGGGAGGTGGTGTCGGGTACAAGCTTCAGCTGTGCAGACTGCGGGTTTTACCTTGATAAGAAGTGCGCCGAGGCACCCTCTGAGATGAAACATCCCTTTCATCACAACCATAGCCTTAAACTTCTAGCAAGCTCGCCATATGGTGAAGGTATGAGTATTTGCGATTTCTGCAGCAAAAGCTGTGAGAAGTTTGTTTATCGTTGTTCTTGTAATTTAGACCTCCACATCAAGTGTGCTTTGTTTTCATATAACATTGCTGAGAAAAATATTGGAGAGCTTCAACATATTGCACTTAAAGACCCATTGCTCTCTACTGAAAATCATTCTGAAGAACTCAAAGAAGCTAG CCTTGCAGTCCACGAGAAGTGCATTTCATTACCGCGCATCATCAAAAGTGTGTGGCATTGCCATCTTATTTTCCACAACTATTTTGTAGTAGAAAATGAGTGTGGAATACCGGAATGTGGAATTTGTCATGAGGAGGTGAACAAAGAGTATGGTAGTTACTATTGTTCTGAGTGTAAGTTTATTGTCCATGTGAAATGTGTCCAAGAATATCCTGCTTCGTATTTCGAAATTGAGTCAAAAGATGCTTATGAGAAACTTATTGAACTTCAAATGTTGACGATCGGTACTACGGATCCATCCTTTCTTGTCATTAAAGAGATCAAACTTGGAGAAAATGTGATAAATGCAGAGATAAAACATTTCAGCCTCGAACAATATTTAGTGTTATATGATGAAGCAAAGGATGAGAAATGTTGTGACTGTTGCAGTTTACTCATCGAGACTTCTTTTTATCACTGTTCAGAATttgatttctctctccacAAATCATGTGCTGAGTTACCCAGGAAGAAGCAACTTGGGCTGTCGCCTCTGATGTCCTTAAACCTTATTCCAAATTACTTTTTCAAATGTGTCTTTTGTGGTTTACTGCATACTGGTTTTGCCTACAAATTCGAGGGTTTTTGTTGCTGCACTCAGTGTGCTGAATTATCTTGGACCTGCACAAGTCAAGGACACAAGGAGCACCCTCGTCACTTGTACCCCAAGTGTAATGGGCATTGCAATGCTTGTGGTCACAATATTGATGATGTGCCGGCATACAGATGCAAGGGTTGCAATTTTAATTTGCATTTCGAATGTACTCTGCTACCACAAACAGCTGAGCACCAATGTGATGAACATCATCTCACACTCACATACCATGAAGATAATGATTATTCAGAACATCATTAttgtgaagaaagaagaaactcCAACATTTGGTTTTATCATTGTGCAATTTGTGACAAGTCAGCTCATTTCAAATGTGTTCATGGAGATTACCCATTTATAAAGCTCGGCAGAACGATCTCTGCAGAAACCGATCATCCACACTCTCTTGTTCTCGTGCAAAAGGTTCATCTTTACCCTGAATGTTCCAAATGTGGTCAGCCCTGCTCAGATCTGGCTCTTCAGTGTGCAGAATTGGCACAGTAA
- the LOC18586176 gene encoding uncharacterized protein LOC18586176, with protein MEILHPSHNHPLAFIEERSHESDEKAYCYACGEVVSGPAYSCAACGFHLDKNCAEAPSQMNHPFHRNHILDRLSSWPYGKLWFNCDFCNKRCDNFGYSCSACDLRLHIKCALFSYNIVEKNIGELQHTENHSAKLKYAQCFVCWTPLLNSVYFSLDRGFFLHKKCVELPFEINHLCHRQHSLFLQFNSDGLPCKICQETQRRGFVYCCSMCKVALHIECVSPLPIIEDTSHEHSFTKCLRRLSFICDACGTLGNYAPYICSTCSLTIHKDCAALPRIIKSVWHHHPISHYYFAVENECGILECGICHEEVNKEYGSYYCSECKFIVHVKCVQEDTGFYYEIESIDDYEKLNENPTVVDPTFRVINEIELGENVINTEIKHFSHEHNLVLYDEVKDEKCCDCCSVLIETSFYRCSECDFYLHKSCAELPKKKQFWLFPQLSLNLLSNCFFKCSSCSSLHTGFAYKWEDLSCCLQCVEFPFSSKTSQGHKEHHLLFYLKYNGQCNACGDSICDEAAYRCKACNFNVHPECTRLPQKVQHKSDEHHLTLTYHEDNDYAEYHYCDICEERRNPNIWFYYCALCDESAHPECVLRDYPFIKLGRRISVETDHPHSLILVQKVYLYPECSKCGQLCLDLALECADTRCSFIIHWRCSHLKDFIEDDNIVELIAIKGY; from the coding sequence ATGGAAATTCTACATCCTAGCCATAATCATCCTCTAGCTTTCATTGAAGAGCGGAGCCATGAAAGTGATGAGAAGGCTTATTGCTATGCGTGTGGGGAGGTGGTGTCGGGTCCTGCGTATAGCTGCGCGGCATGCGGGTTTCACCTTGACAAAAACTGTGCCGAAGCACCTTCACAGATGAATCACCCCTTTCACCGCAACCACATCCTTGATCGTCTATCAAGCTGGCCATATGGTAAACTTTGGTTTAATTGCGATTTCTGCAACAAAAGGTGTGACAACTTTGGTTATAGTTGTTCTGCTTGTGATTTACGCCTCCACATCAAGTGTGCTCTGTTTTCATATAAcattgttgaaaaaaatattggaGAGCTTCAACATACTGAAAATCATTCTGCAAAACTCAAATACGCCCAATGCTTTGTATGTTGGACACCATTATTAAATTCTGTATACTTTTCTCTTGATCGTGGATTTTTCCTGCATAAAAAATGTGTTGAGCTACCCTTTGAAATCAATCACCTTTGCCACCGCCaacattctctttttttacaatttaataGTGATGGTCTCCCTTGCAAGATATGTCAAGAAACCCAACGCAGGGGATTTGTTTACTGTTGTTCAATGTGCAAGGTTGCCCTTCACATTGAATGTGTGTCACCATTGCCTATTATTGAAGACACTAGTCATGAACACTCATTCACTAAGTGTTTAAGACGATTGTCATTCATTTGTGATGCATGTGGCACGTTAGGAAATTATGCTCCTTATATTTGCTCGACATGTAGCCTTACAATTCACAAGGATTGCGCAGCATTACCGCGCATCATCAAAAGCGTATGGCATCACCATCCTATTTCCCACTACTATTTTGCAGTAGAAAATGAGTGTGGAATACTGGAATGTGGAATTTGTCACGAGGAGGTGAACAAAGAGTATGGGAGTTACTATTGTTCCGAGTGTAAGTTTATTGTCCATGTGAAATGTGTCCAAGAGGATACTGGTTTCTATTACGAAATTGAGTCAATAGATGATTATGAGAAGCTTAATGAAAATCCAACAGTGGTGGATCCAACCTTTCGTGTCATTAACGAGATCGAACTTGGAGAAAATGTGATAAATACAGAGATAAAACATTTCAGCCATGAACACAATTTAGTATTATATGATGAAGTAAAGGATGAGAAATGTTGTGACTGTTGCAGTGTACTCATTGAGACCTCTTTTTATCGTTGTTCAGAATGTGATTTTTATCTCCACAAATCATGTGCTGAGTTACCCAAGAAGAAGCAATTTTGGTTGTTCCCTCAGTTGTCCCTAAACCTTCTTTCAAATTGCTTTTTCAAATGTTCATCTTGTAGTTCTCTGCACACTGGTTTTGCCTACAAATGGGAGGATTTATCGTGCTGCCTTCAATGTGTCGAATTTCCTTTCTCCAGCAAAACAAGTCAAGGACACAAGGAGCACCATCTCCTCTTTTACCTCAAGTATAATGGGCAGTGCAATGCTTGTGGTGACAGTATTTGTGATGAAGCAGCATACAGATGCAAGGCTTGCAATTTTAATGTGCATCCGGAATGTACTCGGCTACCACAAAAAGTTCAACACAAATCTGATGAACATCATCTCACACTTACATACCATGAAGATAATGATTATGCAGAATATCATTATTGTGACATttgtgaagaaagaagaaaccCCAACATTTGGTTTTACTATTGCGCACTTTGTGACGAGTCAGCTCATCCCGAATGTGTTCTTAGAGATTACCCATTTATCAAGCTCGGGAGAAGGATCTCTGTAGAAACCGATCATCCACACTCACTCATTCTCGTGCAAAAAGTTTATCTTTACCCTGAATGTTCTAAATGTGGTCAGCTCTGCTTAGATCTGGCTCTTGAGTGTGCAGACACAAGATGCAGCTTTATTATCCATTGGAGATGTAGCCACCTCAAAGACTTCATTGAAGATGATAATATTGTTGAGCTGATAGCCATCAAAGGTTACTGA